ATTTGAGAGAAAGATTTGGTAAACAGTATGATGCTGCTCTCGGATTAAGAAAAAAGCTTGAGGAGTTTCCAAAGATTGGCACAAGGGATGCTGACTCTATGAGAAAATACGCAAATCTTCTAAGTCACATCAAATCCGCAATGCGAGGTTGTGATGAGTTACGCCTATTGAATGACAGAAACCAAAATGAGATTCTTGCTAGGAAATTACCAGAATGGATGTTGAGATCCTGGGCCAAAAAGGTGAGAGTGTGTGTAAAAGAATATAGCAGTTATCCTACTTTTAATGAATTTGCAGAATTCGTCAAAGAGCAAGCTGAAGATATGGAAGAAGAACGAAAGATCAGCGGACAGGAAGCAAGTCAAAACTATCAACATAAGCCAGATTTCAATAAAAGGGAAAGGAGCTATGCTCCAGCCAATCCAATGAAATTACGAAGCCATTCAACAGGAACCTCTCAAATAAGTGAATGTCTTTACTGTAAGAAAACCCATCTAACGAACGAATGTTGGGCACTTGCTAAGCTGCCAAGAGAACCAAAGAACTTATTTTTTCAGGAGAATGGTCTTTGCTTTGGCTGTACTAAAAGAGGACACGTATCAAGACAGTGCCCAAACAGAGCCTTTTGTTCCAAGACAGGATGTGGGAAAAGACATCCAACAGTCCTACACATCGACTTTTCGACAACATCTAAACATTGGAGAAACCAAGAACAAGCTGCGGTTCCGAAGCCACCAAGTGAAAGAAGCTCAACCACATCGATGCCCAGCACAAATATTCAGCCGGGAAAAGAACCAAGAGCAGAACTTAAACGGATATCTTCAAAGAAAACTGGTACAACAGGTAACACCCTCAGCATGATCTTGCCAGTGCATATAACTACTGACAAATCTCCTGCAAAAACGCTACTTGTATACGCGCTCCTTGATTCAGGTTCAGACCACTCTTACATCAATACAGACTTGGCGAAATATCTCCAACCCGACTACACAAGAGAATTGGTCACAGTAGAAACTCTCACAGGAGAATCAACAAAATGGGTCACTTTATATCAAGATATTAGAATACAAGGATACGAACAAGCAGACTTCACTTACTTAGATGCCTATGGTTGGAAAGATATTGCATGCAATCGCGACCACATTCCTTGCAGAAATAATGTGGCAAAACTATCTCATCTTAAAGAGTTTGCAAGCAAATTGCCACCTTTGATGGACATTCCCATTGGATTGCTAATAGGAGCTAATTGTCCCGAGGCTTTTGCCCCTTTAGAAGCATTAGTTCAAGTCAAAGGCTTGCCGTATGCCAGGAAATCAATGTTGGGGTGGACCGTCTTTGGAGCAGACAACAGATGGCAAGGAGATAGAAGACTTATTACACACCGTACATGCATCAAGCTCGACGATCATGTCCTCATATCTCAAGAAGAcataaaatttctaaacatcaTGGAACAAACAACGGAAGTGCTACCATCAGGGTCTTATCAGATGGCTTTACCATTTAGGCAGCGACCACACTTACCAGACAACAAACGCCAAGCCGAACAACGCCTCACTTCACTATTTAAGAGATTTGAGGGCGACTCGGAGTTTAAACTACAGTATGTACAATTCATGCAAGAGATGTTTTCGGGGGGCCATGCTGAAGAGGCTACCAATATTGTTCCTCAGAAAGGTTGCGTGTGGTATATACCACACTTTGCAGTAAAGCACCAAAAGAAAGGCAAACTCCGTGTGGTATTTGATTGTGCAGCTACATATTCGGGAACATCTGTAAATCAGCATCTGCTTCAAGGCCCTGATTTGACCAACAGTATGCTTGGGATTTTGTGTAGGTTTAGAAAAGGAAAAATCGCAATCGCTTGCGACATAGAAAAAATGTTCTTCAATTTTCATGTTACTCCATCTGACAGAGATTATTTGCGCTTTTTATGGAAAACAACAGAGGGAGAAGTCAAAGAGTATCAGATGACAAAGCACTTGTTTGGAGCCACATCTTCACCTGCTGTTGCCACTTATGGTCTGAGAACTTTAGCAGACGACCATGCCGGGGAATACCCAAAAGCTGCAGAATTTATACGGAGAGATTTCTATGTTGATGACGGTATCACAAGCGTGAACACAACGGAAGAAGCCCAGCAACTTATTGAGGACGCTAGGGCTCTTTGCGCAACAGGAAATTTAAGACTTCATAAGTTCATTAGCAATGATTCTTCAGTTTTATCATCGATTCCCGAGTCGGAGAGAGCAATCGATTTGTTTGCAGATTATCTGTCCCCTCAACGTACCCTAGGATTGGAGTGGGACcttaataaagattttttcaGATTTAGTGGAAATGAGGTTAAAGCGGGGCCTGTCACAAGACGTGGCATACTGTCTGTAGTCGGTCAGCTTTTTGATCCCATTGGTCTTTTAGTACCATTCACACACCAGGGAAGAAATATACTGCAGAAGGTCAATAAGACTAGTGTTGATTGGGATGAACCTCTCAATGAGGAAATGAATCAATTGTGGAACAGATGGGCTACTCAACTGTCACAACTCCAACTAGAAATACCTAGGTGCCTGGATCGGTTGCAGACGCAATGCGTGTATGAGCTGCACACATTTTCAGATGCCTCGCTGGAAGGCATTGGTGCCTGCTCGTATTTGCGATCCATTGACAACCTAGGAAATGTTTGCACCAATCTTGTGTTGGCAAAAGCAAAAGTCGTACCCAGTAAAGGGGTAACCACCATTCCGAGACTAGAGCTACAAGGTGCCTTTTTAGCCACCCAACTCAACAAGACGCTTCAAAGGGAACTGCACATGGATATAAGCAAGTCATTTTTTTGGTGTGATTCAACCATCGTGCTTGGCTATATCTGCAATGATAGGAGGAAATTTCACAcgtttgttgctaacagagttTACGGGATTAGACAAGCATCTAACCCTGAGCAATGGCATCACGTACCCGGGGCAGAAAACCTTGCCGACATAGCTTCTCGAGGGATGGAGGCCGAAAAATTAAAACGCACCATGTGGTTTACGGGTCCCAAGTTTTTACGATCGCAGCCAGAACTACAACATAGATTACAGTTGGACATGTCGACACGAAGAGAAGTGTCAGAGGATGATCCAGAAGTTAAGAAAGTCCAAGTTGTCAGAGCGACTGAGATTTCAACACTCATAGACATGTACAACAAATTGAAGAAGTATAGCACGCTCAAGGGACTGCTAAGAGCCTTTGCTTACTTACTCCAGATGGCCAAGAACAAGTCCTTAAAGATTCCTCTGACGCGACCATCAATTGAAAATATCGAAGCGGCCAAAAGATTAGTAATGAAAATTACacagacaaaatattttcaagagGAAATCAGAGTTTTGAAAAAAGGTAACCAAGTGATGAAAACAAGTTCGTTGCTTCGATTAAGCCCCTACCTGGATCAACATGGCTTAATAAGGATTGGTGGGAGAGCAAGAAATTCTTTATCTCTTACCGAGCTAGAGAAACATCCAATAATATTACCAAAGAACTCTCACTCGAGTAAGCTATTTATTAACTACTACCATGAAATTTCACACCACATGGGACCTTCCTACACGCTAACATCCATGCGTCAAAATGGCCTCTGGCTCATATCGGGTATAAgaacagttaaaaaacaatTAGGTCAATGCATGCCGTGCAGGAAGATGAAAAGAAAGCCTATGAGACAGCAAATGGGAGAGTTACCTCAAGACCGAACTAGCTGTGCCCCACCGTTCACACACACAGGAATGGACTGCTTCGGCCCATACGCGATTAAAGAGGGAAGgaaggaaatgaaaaagtacGGATTAGTTTTCACATGTTTGTATAGTAGGGCTCTCCACATTGAAGTTTTAGATGATTTAACTGCCGACGCTTTTCTCAATGGACTACGTTGTTTCATCGCCATACGAGGTTCTGTGATAAAGCTCTATTCTGACAATGGAACAAACTTTGTCGGCGCCAAGAATTTGTTGGATGCGGAAGCAAAAAGATGCCTATGCGATAGAGGCATAGAGTTTGTATTTAATTCCCCGACGGCAAGCCACCAGGGAGGCGTTTGGGAGAGGCAGATCCGTACCATCAGAGCAGTGCTCAATGACATATTAAGGCAAAGTCCTAGACTCGACAGTACTTCCCTAAGAACGGCATTCTATGAGGTTGCTGCTATTGTCAACAACAGGCCCTTAGGAGCAATCAACATCTCTAATCATGAAGAAACACCAGTCACACCAAACATGATTCTAACAGGAAGAAAGGAACCCACTGCGCCACCACCTGGAGATTTTGATGAAGCAATATACTGCCATGCTAGATGGAAAAGGGTACAGTGGGTAGCTCAAGAGTTTTGGAGAAAATGGAAGCTGGAATATCTAGACAACATCACGCGTCGTCAAACCTGGACGAAAGTTGAAGACAATTTGAAGGTCGGAGATGTTGTACTTATAGTCGAATCCAATGAGCCGAGGAACATGTGGCAAATAGGGCGAGTTGAAGATGTGTTTCCAGGTAAAGACGGTTTAGTGCGTAAGGTGACTGTGAGGCTGGGAAATTGTAACTTAGACAAGAAGGGGCGAAAGATGGCAGAACCAACTTATCTTCAACGTCCCATACAAAAACTTGTAAAACTCTTAGAAGATATATAATTCCCACTTACATTGCCCATATTATATCGTTTAATAGCAACCTCTGTTTGTGGTGCTAATTCAACTTTAGatgttagttttttgtttttttttttgttttatgttgttgCTTGTGTTGGTTTTGTTGTTGTTAGGATAgaactttatatattttgtattactaACGTAACCTTCAAACCTATTGTTTTCTATTAGAATATGACCTTGGTATTACTACTATGGTTTTGCAAAAAAGGTGCTGacatgaaaaaaaaaaaaaaggaaaaaaaaagaaaaggacaTTTGTTGAGGCCAATTGCGAACATGGTGCAGCGGAAATATAAAATCTATTAGAATTTATATTTGGTGGGAGTGTAAGAGAACCCTACTAACATTTCCTGTCTCTACTAACTCACCAATTTTATTGTCTTGTGTTAAGTAAAACATCGCTGTATCCGGGTCTAAGGCGCCACAAGGGTTGTTTCGACGTGTTTTGACGTGTCTCGACACGCCTTCACTTCCTGCAATTATCTTCCATCCACGCTCGGcattatgacttttgaagttcaACTAGTAACACGCAACTGATGATTTAATTGACGATTTTTCTGTTCAGAACATTTTGGCATTTATCGCTAATTTGTTTCGTTTGACTTCTTGATTTAGCTGTGTGAGTGTTTTTCAAAGACGGCAAAAGGTTTGtgtcgatatttttctatttctataatatcgttattttttatattgctgtggaagaacttttaaatatgttaatcaTTTGTAGATTTCACGGTTTCGGTGTTGACTGAATAAAACATCAACGAGTCATCTCCAAATCAGTGAATCAATTCCAGCTTAATACACTTGCCAGCTACGAACCTAGCGTAAACCGCTATAGATATGATTAAAGATGAACTAcaccaaattttagtagattttatcagaaagtattggtatttttttattttttgcgattgtttttgatttttgaagcggtctgactgtcaggatgtttcaagattaaaatcagaaGAACCCCAGAAGAAAAAATACGTGCAAAATTATGTTATTAGTTGCTATCTTTAATATCTGCTTGATATtgattctgtcggtctctttgcaactatagacatcataatcacactaaTGCTTGATCTGAACTTTTTAACCGCAATCATGTTTCGTCAGTTTTAAACATGAAACATCCTGGCGGTCAGATtgcctcaaacaccaaaaacaatcgcaaatgatggaaaaatattgatacattccaataaaatctactaaaactctatatgcaagttcatctttaatgatATCTCAAGGTACAGatgaaatataataaatggAGAACCTAATTTGGTGATAGCATGGGCCACAAGATATTCCCTAAAGTTTAGCTTATGAACCAGAGTTCTGGGCAACTCTTGTGCTGGAGCAGTCAAATTCACAGTCTTGTCGCTAGTGGAGGTCGTTGAGATAGGGACTCCTGACTCAATTCTTCGACTTCCTGGTTGTGCACTCGTGCTCAGACTGGTTTGCTACTGTCAAATGTTGGGCTTATAGGCATACTGAAGGATTGGCTACCCTGACCTAGTTACTGCTGATTGGCCGGCTAAACAATTTTCGCAGGGGACTACTACTATCAACAGAAATCACTACGTAGAACATACAAAATAACGGAAAAGTGGTTCCTTCACAACAGGAATCAACTTAGCAATACAAATAAACTGACCACATTCAAATCTATTGAGATTTTGATATTCAAAAAGAGATCCCTGTAAACAGTGACTTTTTGTTGAATGCTTGATTGTTACTATTGTCAAAAGACGAAATTTCCTTTATTTTTTATGTCATAATATAAAATAGTATATTCAACTAATTTTTTGTAAcagtaatattaatattaagatgtgttgtttttgagtttCTTTTGAGTGAAAATTCTACAATGGTTCAATAGTTTTATGCGTGATGGTTAGCCTCTAGACCTTGAGTtaaatttctcccaagacaaattttgaccatCGACAAAGGGGCACATCTGCCCCACAGAAATCGGATTTGCTATAAAGCACAATTGAACCAACAAATCAATCAAAGTAGATGGGCACTATGATAATTTTCCTAGAAATTGTGTTAATTAAAGTATCACACTGTTGCAAATaatgatgagcccaagtatcaatgTTCACAACAAGTAGTATTAGAATTGCAAGACCTACAACTGTATGTAGgcaattattttataatcagCAATAACACGCCAGTAGTTGGTTTCCAAGTGTCTGTGAACTTTATTTTCTTcaaaaggtcaaaataacaGTTATACTGTCAATGATCACTAGCCAAAGCAAAATTGTAATATGCTGATACATGTAtacttagccctatttgttGAGGTCTTGCTAGGTTTGATGAGTGTCTACTACTGGAGCAAATAGTGATAGCTTATTCTGTTGGCACGGGGTTGGGGAGGGGATGGTGGGATTAACTGAATTAACTCTCAGGGCTTTATAgcttcctggcttgccacctctttGGGTGAATTGCATTTGCTGTGAATTTCCTTCTAGATGAGTCAATCCTCTGCGAGCTGTTTGCTGCAGGCTTCTTTGGCTATCTATGGATTCTATTAGCCTCCCTCTGTCTTGGCTTCTCTCTCTCGCGCCTCCCTCTGCCCTTGTCTCGCTGTTACTGGCTTATTGGTCGTCTTTTGCTGTCTGGCTCGCTGTCATCTTTTCCGCTCTCTGGCTCTCCATGCCCTCCTTGTTATGCTAATTCTTGGATCATTGCCAAGTGTCACTGGTCGCCTGAGTTCCTTCCTACGATGCTTATCACACTTTTGCAATGCCTATTTTTAGAAACTTCGATATTAGACAGCGTTACTCTCTAACATCCAAATTCTATGTCGATAGACATGAATTAAACTAAGTCAATAAATTGTATTAAACTGGCTATAACTTAAAACCCATTAGTAGCTGATTcgtaaaatgaatttttgccATAATTGTCATCCCGAGACAGTTCTAGCTATCTACTTACATGAAGCAAAATAGATAttcatattttgtatatatcGACAATTTCTTATCCATCACTCAATGTTATAACCTGGTACAAAGATCGCTAACAGGAAACAGTGATGTACTATGGAAAAAAACACAAACATGTCGTGACCGTATATCCAAACAGTATGCATAGTATGTAGTTAGCATAACTCTGAATATAGGGGATAATACTCTCTCTGAGTACCAGGTGAGAGACATAGAATGTGAAGACATAGGTTATCATGGTTCGATCTCCACCACTGCCTATAACCATGACTGTTTTTGGTAGAGTTTAACTGTGGTTTGCCATTGCCTTCTATTGggtgtttttattgagacacATCTCTAGCCAGTTAGCCGTTGGCTTGCAGAGAAGCTTCTCCGGGATAGTAATGGAAACATtgaaagacatttttattatgGTTTTGAGAGCAGTTTTTTTGGCTTTACATAATGTTTTAGGAGTTATAATCAGCAATGTGTTTGAAGTAGCACCTATCCGAATACTCAGTTACAGTTTCTGCAACCAAAGTGTTATGTTGCACTGCTATGTGTAACAGCTGAGTTAAAGAGCATAAGTTGTTGAGACTccagctaacatatcttaggaGTTTTAGAAACAGCATTTATAAAACTCTTGTCTGTAAAGATCATTGAAAGTTTGTCACTTCATCAGCTATAAATAGCTCTGCGATGCGGTTATAAAATACTAGTATCGTCGCAGTCTAGTATGCTGTGAGAGAGTGTCAGATTTGtgaataaagcacagagaataagtatacgCCCAAGTATACTACCATGGTGGAGGTTGTTGATGGATGCTTGTGATAGTGTGCTAGGCTGAATATCTGAAAtttttgagttcaaatcttaTATGATACCATTTTTTTTTCTTGACCTTGGCTTTGGACAGATGAGCGTGGCTCTTACTA
The sequence above is drawn from the Watersipora subatra chromosome 5, tzWatSuba1.1, whole genome shotgun sequence genome and encodes:
- the LOC137397530 gene encoding uncharacterized protein is translated as MFYLAGPGSARLELSFGLTRLWLGSAKFRKSQLCDIDDLPSYVATIEGACPDVVSLCDRCTVDTAVKYCIDCGEKICAKHLVFHDGYYEETHETIDIQLYTENPSLYNKVITCMHHENENVTMAWHIFKFLDEIRAQIIKEFQGELNNASSLVDECAKLDKEFWKQLDTLPDQCKKMIVDVEKKAKEQCQLIEQQKKELIKEIQEYETHWTKKIISFTENLTKTREQIEEAIRSTHMFLRESSVVELVKSRGEKLAALETVNSLYLGSSPLPRVRKLRIEQDVNSAEHTSQAGSGHRMNSPPIFRTSDRIKKSTLLKDIPKLINDELEKIEDFLTNMHTEEEMQDFSSAIEKMLEEIQEKWVELCELTDDKERLTTLQNMFEYYGSTVDDCKRTLAERIEEASRVDSAEYDSDIERELEEAAAKFQQLMARKKARDSQSSSTNNKNNRLPKSETGSAASNAETKMNNSGSGEIQALTKALIATMKSTKRSTLEPSVFKGDPTMFKEWEIDFDAYIESEGLTGLQPLRHLKRFISGKAFDAVSGYFLTNTMDAYEDARKDLRERFGKQYDAALGLRKKLEEFPKIGTRDADSMRKYANLLSHIKSAMRGCDELRLLNDRNQNEILARKLPEWMLRSWAKKVRVCVKEYSSYPTFNEFAEFVKEQAEDMEEERKISGQEASQNYQHKPDFNKRERSYAPANPMKLRSHSTGTSQISECLYCKKTHLTNECWALAKLPREPKNLFFQENGLCFGCTKRGHVSRQCPNRAFCSKTGCGKRHPTVLHIDFSTTSKHWRNQEQAAVPKPPSERSSTTSMPSTNIQPGKEPRAELKRISSKKTGTTGNTLSMILPVHITTDKSPAKTLLVYALLDSGSDHSYINTDLAKYLQPDYTRELVTVETLTGESTKWVTLYQDIRIQGYEQADFTYLDAYGWKDIACNRDHIPCRNNVAKLSHLKEFASKLPPLMDIPIGLLIGANCPEAFAPLEALVQVKGLPYARKSMLGWTVFGADNRWQGDRRLITHRTCIKLDDHVLISQEDIKFLNIMEQTTEVLPSGSYQMALPFRQRPHLPDNKRQAEQRLTSLFKRFEGDSEFKLQYVQFMQEMFSGGHAEEATNIVPQKGCVWYIPHFAVKHQKKGKLRVVFDCAATYSGTSVNQHLLQGPDLTNSMLGILCRFRKGKIAIACDIEKMFFNFHVTPSDRDYLRFLWKTTEGEVKEYQMTKHLFGATSSPAVATYGLRTLADDHAGEYPKAAEFIRRDFYVDDGITSVNTTEEAQQLIEDARALCATGNLRLHKFISNDSSVLSSIPESERAIDLFADYLSPQRTLGLEWDLNKDFFRFSGNEVKAGPVTRRGILSVVGQLFDPIGLLVPFTHQGRNILQKVNKTSVDWDEPLNEEMNQLWNRWATQLSQLQLEIPRCLDRLQTQCVYELHTFSDASLEGIGACSYLRSIDNLGNVCTNLVLAKAKVVPSKGVTTIPRLELQGAFLATQLNKTLQRELHMDISKSFFWCDSTIVLGYICNDRRKFHTFVANRVYGIRQASNPEQWHHVPGAENLADIASRGMEAEKLKRTMWFTGPKFLRSQPELQHRLQLDMSTRREVSEDDPEVKKVQVVRATEISTLIDMYNKLKKYSTLKGLLRAFAYLLQMAKNKSLKIPLTRPSIENIEAAKRLVMKITQTKYFQEEIRVLKKGNQVMKTSSLLRLSPYLDQHGLIRIGGRARNSLSLTELEKHPIILPKNSHSSKLFINYYHEISHHMGPSYTLTSMRQNGLWLISGIRTVKKQLGQCMPCRKMKRKPMRQQMGELPQDRTSCAPPFTHTGMDCFGPYAIKEGRKEMKKYGLVFTCLYSRALHIEVLDDLTADAFLNGLRCFIAIRGSVIKLYSDNGTNFVGAKNLLDAEAKRCLCDRGIEFVFNSPTASHQGGVWERQIRTIRAVLNDILRQSPRLDSTSLRTAFYEVAAIVNNRPLGAINISNHEETPVTPNMILTGRKEPTAPPPGDFDEAIYCHARWKRVQWVAQEFWRKWKLEYLDNITRRQTWTKVEDNLKVGDVVLIVESNEPRNMWQIGRVEDVFPGKDGLVRKVTVRLGNCNLDKKGRKMAEPTYLQRPIQKLVKLLEDI